One genomic window of Vibrio natriegens NBRC 15636 = ATCC 14048 = DSM 759 includes the following:
- a CDS encoding Lpp/OprI family alanine-zipper lipoprotein, whose product MNKTLIAAAATSVLLLAGCASSDDATTAKLDELSNQVSMLSQDVQTLQSDVQMSKDAAMSAQEEAARANERIDNIAQSYTK is encoded by the coding sequence ATGAACAAAACGTTGATCGCAGCTGCAGCAACTTCAGTACTTCTACTAGCAGGTTGTGCTTCTTCTGATGACGCAACTACAGCTAAACTAGACGAACTAAGCAATCAAGTTAGCATGCTAAGCCAAGACGTACAAACTCTTCAATCTGACGTTCAAATGTCTAAAGACGCAGCAATGTCTGCTCAAGAAGAAGCTGCACGTGCTAATGAGCGTATCGACAACATCGCTCAATCTTACACTAAGTAA
- the phrB gene encoding deoxyribodipyrimidine photo-lyase: MILVWFRRDLRTLDHTALQAALDSGQPVVACFIATPQQWQSHDMAPMQADLIARRLEHLNQELAELNIPFLYAEVDNFSGCSAVIGRWVKALNATSVMANIHYEVNEQELDREVSDALNQSGVRFELFHDKCVHAPTTVLNKQGDYFKVFSPFKRAWLQKFQLPRVAKPYPQSPLSPQVLKEIEGECFDDNFTFNYPREPSEHWLASTSDILNQLRTFARERSDEYREQRDFPAIDGTSQLSPYLAIGALSPRQCIARLFAENEQSDLTEGKATWLSEIIWREFYQHLLVFEPKLVKGKGFIEWEDKIQWSYDEKAFERWKTGTTGYPIVDAAMRQLNQTGWMHNRLRMIVASFLTKDLHIDWRWGEKYFMSQLVDGDFAANNGGWQWSASTGCDGQPYFRIFNPVSQGEKFDADGCFVRHWVPEIKSVPNKFLHKPWTWEGFSLLDYHTPMVDHKAEREITLRLFKSAKE; the protein is encoded by the coding sequence ATGATTCTGGTATGGTTTCGACGTGATTTAAGAACGTTAGACCACACGGCTTTGCAAGCGGCCCTGGACTCTGGGCAGCCTGTTGTCGCCTGTTTTATCGCGACGCCTCAGCAGTGGCAATCGCACGATATGGCTCCGATGCAGGCGGATTTGATTGCTCGTCGCTTAGAGCACCTGAATCAAGAGCTAGCAGAGCTTAACATTCCGTTTTTGTATGCAGAAGTCGACAATTTCTCCGGTTGCAGCGCCGTCATCGGCCGTTGGGTGAAAGCCCTAAATGCCACGAGCGTCATGGCAAATATCCATTATGAAGTGAACGAGCAGGAGCTTGATCGAGAAGTCTCTGATGCATTAAACCAATCAGGTGTGCGCTTTGAGTTGTTCCATGATAAGTGCGTTCATGCACCAACGACGGTTTTGAACAAGCAGGGCGACTACTTTAAGGTGTTTAGTCCCTTCAAACGAGCCTGGTTGCAGAAGTTTCAATTACCAAGAGTTGCAAAACCCTATCCCCAGTCACCGCTTTCACCGCAAGTATTGAAAGAGATAGAGGGTGAGTGTTTTGATGATAATTTTACGTTCAATTACCCACGTGAACCTAGCGAGCATTGGTTGGCTTCAACGAGTGACATACTGAATCAGTTAAGAACGTTTGCTCGTGAGCGAAGTGATGAATACCGCGAGCAGCGTGACTTCCCGGCCATTGATGGTACCAGTCAACTCTCTCCTTATTTGGCCATTGGCGCTTTATCTCCGAGACAATGTATTGCCAGATTGTTTGCTGAGAATGAGCAATCGGATTTAACGGAAGGCAAAGCAACATGGTTAAGTGAAATTATTTGGCGTGAGTTCTACCAACACTTGTTGGTGTTTGAACCAAAGCTTGTCAAAGGCAAAGGGTTTATTGAATGGGAAGACAAGATTCAGTGGTCTTACGACGAGAAGGCGTTTGAGCGCTGGAAGACCGGCACTACAGGTTACCCAATTGTAGACGCCGCAATGCGTCAGTTGAACCAAACTGGCTGGATGCACAATCGCTTACGCATGATAGTCGCGAGTTTCCTGACCAAAGATCTTCACATTGATTGGCGCTGGGGTGAAAAGTACTTTATGAGTCAGCTTGTCGATGGTGATTTTGCAGCCAATAATGGAGGGTGGCAATGGTCTGCGTCGACCGGTTGTGATGGTCAGCCTTATTTCCGAATTTTTAATCCTGTTAGTCAGGGAGAAAAGTTCGATGCTGATGGATGCTTTGTGCGTCATTGGGTGCCAGAAATAAAGAGCGTACCGAACAAGTTCCTCCATAAACCATGGACTTGGGAAGGCTTTTCTTTACTGGATTATCACACTCCGATGGTTGATCATAAAGCAGAAAGAGAGATAACCTTACGGCTCTTTAAAAGTGCCAAGGAATAG
- a CDS encoding L,D-transpeptidase family protein: MLSKKRSMSIAKRTLLSVSLSLVSGLSFAKMYELPSDSSRLIGRIENHVVQNGETMANIAKLYDVGMLGLMAANKGVDPFLPQEGHVLTVPTQLILPDVAHQGIVINLAELRLYYFPANENVVHVFPVGIGRIGRDTPVMSTSVSQKRPNPTWTPPASIRAEYKAKGINLPAVVPSGPDNPLGMFALRLAYGNGEYLIHGTNKDFGIGMRVSAGCIRMEPSDIEWLFEQVRRGEKVTVINQPVKVALEPDRSVFIEAHEPLTRSNGKKDELELPKELGWWLSEFGMKDVKAKAVIAAQNGVPVEITAP, from the coding sequence ATGCTTAGCAAGAAGCGGTCGATGAGTATCGCGAAACGAACCCTGTTATCAGTCTCATTGTCATTAGTGAGTGGATTGTCATTCGCTAAGATGTACGAGTTACCTTCAGACAGCAGTCGTCTTATTGGTCGTATTGAAAACCACGTTGTGCAAAACGGGGAAACCATGGCCAATATTGCTAAGTTATATGACGTCGGTATGCTGGGTTTAATGGCCGCGAATAAAGGCGTAGACCCTTTTCTTCCTCAAGAAGGGCATGTTCTGACGGTTCCTACCCAACTCATTCTTCCGGACGTTGCTCACCAGGGCATCGTTATCAATCTGGCCGAGTTACGCCTGTACTATTTCCCGGCTAACGAGAACGTCGTGCACGTATTCCCCGTTGGGATTGGACGTATAGGGCGTGACACTCCGGTGATGTCAACCAGTGTCAGTCAGAAGCGTCCTAATCCGACGTGGACACCACCAGCTTCTATTCGTGCTGAATACAAAGCAAAAGGCATTAACTTACCCGCGGTAGTCCCTTCTGGCCCTGATAACCCGTTGGGTATGTTCGCATTGCGTTTAGCTTACGGGAACGGCGAGTACCTTATTCATGGTACCAACAAAGATTTTGGTATTGGTATGCGTGTCAGCGCAGGTTGTATCCGTATGGAGCCAAGCGACATTGAATGGCTATTTGAACAAGTACGTCGAGGCGAAAAAGTCACGGTTATTAACCAACCGGTTAAAGTGGCGTTAGAACCAGACAGAAGTGTCTTTATTGAAGCTCACGAACCATTAACTCGCAGCAACGGTAAGAAAGATGAATTGGAATTACCGAAAGAGTTAGGCTGGTGGTTAAGTGAATTTGGTATGAAGGATGTGAAGGCAAAAGCAGTGATTGCCGCGCAGAATGGAGTACCAGTAGAAATAACCGCGCCGTGA
- a CDS encoding DEAD/DEAH box helicase, whose amino-acid sequence MENTLQFKDLGLDNRLLKNLKHYDFKKATEIQQQAIPVAIAGKDLLASSKTGSGKTLAFVLPMLHKSLKTKSFSAKDPRAVILAPTRELAKQVYGELRSMLAGLSYEAALILGGENFNDQVKALRRYPKFIVATPGRLADHLEHRSLYLEGLETLILDEADRMLDLGFAPELRRIHNAAKHRRRQTLMFSATLDHAEVNSIASEMLNAPKRISIGVSNEEHKDITQKFYLCDHLDHKEAILERVLAEAEYRQVIIFTATRDDTERLTAKLNEKKLKAVALSGNLNQTQRNTIMSQFERAVFKILVTTDVASRGLDIATVTHVINFDMPKHTEEYVHRVGRTGRAGNKGDAISLVGPKDWDSFKRVEAYLQQDLSFSVFEDLKGKFKGLKPRKPDMRNKKGATKKARPQAKKVAKKPVKRDKTFYKTVSVGDDVFIPKKKPAEPKAED is encoded by the coding sequence TTGGAGAATACTTTGCAATTTAAAGATCTAGGCCTAGACAACCGATTGTTGAAGAACCTAAAACACTACGATTTCAAAAAAGCGACTGAGATCCAACAGCAAGCAATTCCTGTTGCGATTGCAGGCAAGGATCTATTGGCATCTTCGAAAACGGGTTCGGGCAAGACTTTGGCGTTTGTATTGCCGATGCTTCACAAGTCACTTAAGACAAAATCATTTTCTGCTAAAGACCCTCGAGCTGTCATTCTGGCGCCAACGCGTGAATTGGCTAAACAAGTATATGGTGAGCTTCGCTCGATGCTTGCCGGCTTGTCCTACGAAGCAGCCTTAATTCTTGGTGGCGAAAACTTTAACGATCAGGTGAAAGCGCTGCGTCGTTACCCTAAATTCATCGTGGCAACACCAGGGCGTTTAGCTGACCACTTAGAGCACCGTTCTTTATACCTTGAAGGTTTAGAAACCCTGATTCTGGATGAAGCGGACCGTATGTTGGATCTGGGCTTCGCACCAGAGCTTCGCCGTATTCATAATGCCGCTAAACACCGCCGTCGTCAGACTTTGATGTTCTCGGCTACGCTCGATCACGCGGAAGTAAACAGCATTGCCTCTGAGATGCTGAATGCACCAAAACGTATTTCTATCGGTGTTTCTAACGAAGAGCACAAAGATATCACTCAGAAATTCTACTTGTGTGATCACCTAGATCACAAAGAAGCGATTCTTGAACGTGTCCTTGCAGAAGCCGAATACCGTCAGGTCATCATCTTTACCGCAACACGAGATGATACTGAGCGCCTTACAGCGAAGCTGAACGAGAAAAAACTCAAGGCAGTAGCTCTGAGCGGCAACTTAAATCAGACTCAACGTAATACCATTATGAGCCAGTTTGAGCGCGCGGTGTTTAAGATTCTTGTCACCACTGATGTAGCCTCTCGTGGTTTGGATATTGCGACAGTGACGCACGTTATTAACTTTGATATGCCGAAGCACACGGAAGAATACGTTCACCGTGTTGGCCGTACTGGGCGTGCAGGTAATAAAGGTGATGCGATTTCTCTTGTTGGTCCAAAAGACTGGGATAGCTTTAAACGTGTTGAAGCATACCTGCAGCAAGATTTGTCGTTCTCCGTTTTCGAAGACTTAAAAGGCAAGTTCAAAGGTCTGAAGCCACGCAAGCCGGATATGCGTAATAAGAAAGGCGCGACGAAAAAAGCACGTCCTCAAGCTAAGAAAGTTGCGAAGAAGCCAGTTAAGCGCGACAAGACCTTCTACAAAACTGTGTCTGTTGGTGATGATGTTTTCATCCCTAAAAAGAAGCCAGCAGAACCGAAAGCAGAAGATTAA